The following are encoded together in the candidate division KSB1 bacterium genome:
- a CDS encoding LD-carboxypeptidase, translating into MPKLLKPPRLRPGDLIGVIAPASPMKHDRLENGIRYLEHLGYKIKLGKSVYHEHGYLAGRDRERAEDINKMFRDRRVKAIFCIRGGYGTPRLLSRLDYHAIRANPKIFAGYSDITALQMAMLRHSGLVTFSGPMVAAEMGKGIDPFTEENFWRVLTHPEPLGDLARPAGGQYQLIARGKASGPLLGGCLSLIVCLVGTPHFPNVKGSIFCVEELGEAPYRIDRMLTQLREAGILQRLGGFVLGQMTDCVPTDNEPSQTLDDLMHDFIAPLKIPAIAGLDYGHVDVKYTLPLGIRAELTARNARPQLRIVESAVS; encoded by the coding sequence ATGCCCAAGCTGTTGAAGCCGCCGCGCCTGCGCCCCGGCGACCTGATCGGAGTGATTGCGCCGGCCAGTCCCATGAAACACGACAGGCTCGAAAACGGCATTCGTTATCTCGAACATCTCGGTTATAAAATCAAGCTCGGCAAGAGCGTTTATCACGAGCACGGTTATTTGGCCGGCCGTGATCGCGAACGCGCTGAGGACATCAACAAAATGTTTCGCGACCGCCGCGTGAAAGCGATTTTTTGCATTCGCGGCGGTTATGGAACTCCGCGGCTGCTCTCGCGGCTCGATTATCACGCCATCCGCGCCAATCCCAAAATTTTCGCCGGCTACAGCGATATTACGGCGCTGCAAATGGCGATGCTGCGGCATAGCGGCCTCGTCACGTTTTCCGGACCGATGGTCGCGGCGGAAATGGGCAAGGGCATCGATCCGTTTACCGAAGAAAATTTTTGGCGCGTGTTGACGCATCCCGAACCCTTGGGCGATTTGGCGCGGCCTGCCGGTGGGCAATATCAATTGATCGCTCGCGGCAAAGCTTCCGGTCCGCTCCTGGGCGGCTGTCTTTCGCTCATCGTGTGCCTGGTGGGCACGCCGCATTTTCCCAACGTAAAAGGAAGCATCTTTTGCGTCGAAGAACTCGGCGAAGCGCCGTATCGCATTGATCGCATGTTGACGCAATTGCGCGAAGCCGGCATTCTGCAGCGTCTTGGCGGCTTTGTGTTGGGGCAAATGACGGATTGCGTGCCGACGGACAACGAGCCGTCGCAAACGCTGGATGATTTGATGCATGATTTTATCGCCCCGTTGAAAATTCCGGCCATCGCCGGTTTGGATTACGGCCACGTTGACGTCAAATACACCCTGCCGCTCGGCATCCGCGCCGAATTAACCGCGCGCAACGCCAGGCCACAGTTACGAATTGTGGAATCAGCAGTGAGTTGA
- the purN gene encoding phosphoribosylglycinamide formyltransferase encodes MNLRLAIFASGRGSNFQAILQAIATQRLKAQVMLCVSNRADAGALQIARAAQIPTAVIEEKQFADAADYASALLAELAKHDANFIALAGFMRKIPVEVVRQFRHRLVNIHPALLPSFGGKGMYGHHVHEAVLAYGCKVTGATVHFVDEDYDTGPPILQRCIAVLDDDTAETLAARVLEIEHQIYPEALQLFAEERVRVEGRKIKILPKVAM; translated from the coding sequence ATGAACCTTCGTCTCGCAATTTTCGCCAGCGGCCGCGGCTCGAATTTTCAGGCGATTCTCCAGGCGATTGCAACGCAGCGTTTAAAAGCGCAAGTGATGTTGTGCGTCTCCAATCGTGCGGACGCCGGGGCGCTGCAAATTGCCCGCGCCGCGCAAATTCCGACGGCAGTGATTGAAGAAAAGCAATTTGCCGACGCCGCGGATTATGCGAGCGCCTTGTTGGCGGAATTGGCCAAACACGACGCCAATTTTATCGCCTTGGCCGGCTTCATGCGCAAAATTCCGGTTGAAGTCGTGCGGCAATTTCGCCATCGGCTCGTCAACATTCATCCGGCGCTGTTGCCGAGTTTCGGCGGCAAGGGCATGTATGGCCATCACGTGCACGAAGCAGTTTTGGCATACGGCTGTAAAGTGACGGGCGCCACGGTGCATTTTGTCGACGAAGACTACGACACCGGGCCGCCGATCTTGCAGCGCTGCATTGCGGTGTTGGATGACGACACCGCGGAAACCCTCGCGGCGCGGGTGTTAGAAATTGAGCATCAGATTTATCCTGAGGCGTTGCAGCTTTTTGCGGAGGAGCGGGTTCGGGTTGAAGGACGGAAGATTAAAATTTTGCCTAA